ATCCAAATATGGAGAGTGGTTATGGAAGGGCCGATATAATACTTATTCCAAGAAATAAATCTTGGGCAGGGTATATTTTGGAGTTAAAAAGAGCAAATACCAATGATATAGAAAAAGAGGCAGAAAGAGCCTTTAATCAAATAGAAGATAAAAAGTATGAAACACTACTAAAGAAAAATGGAGTAAAGGATATAGTGAAAATTGGTATAGTTTTTGATGGAAAGAAAGCTGTAGCTTATTATTAAAAAAAGAGGAGAGGAGTATAGCTATGAAAAAAGTACCTATTGCAATAGAGGATTTTAGAGAAGTTAGAGGGCAAGATTGTTATTATGTAGATAAGACAAAGTTTATAGAGGATATATTAAACGATGGATCAGAAGTAAAACTATTTTGCCGTCCTAGAAGATTTGGAAAAACTCTTAATATGTCTATGCTCAAATATTTCTTTAATATAGAAAATAAAGATGAAAATAGAGAACTATTTAATAGCTTATATATAGAGAACTCTCCTATGATGAAAGAACAGGGAAAATATCCGGTTATATTTATTAGTATGAAAGGGATAACTGCTTCTACTTGGGAGGGAGCACTAAAAAATATACGAGATAAAAT
The genomic region above belongs to Candidatus Fusobacterium pullicola and contains:
- a CDS encoding PD-(D/E)XK nuclease domain-containing protein — its product is PNMESGYGRADIILIPRNKSWAGYILELKRANTNDIEKEAERAFNQIEDKKYETLLKKNGVKDIVKIGIVFDGKKAVAYY